From a single Collibacillus ludicampi genomic region:
- a CDS encoding peptidoglycan-binding domain-containing protein: MDRRCRKNFNHKFDDKYPELALGDQGNAVILLQYLMQQLGIYQGQIDGIFSKEVYDAVRRLQERYRSPVTGTVDKDVWRLVLEIAVERGYLLTVPDPQWVNRFQTSYIPLLPNPPGIRRETESPAGIQKQSVSLKENPFSDFPGQSKTMQPSRVSEEQSLMDQQRVNLTWPFILGPHVAPYLTAPAIGKAFPRYFPINPYVPCFQHYIWQTIHPLGKYFVPQPPFYPHDCEWDR; this comes from the coding sequence ATGGATAGGCGATGTAGAAAAAATTTCAATCACAAATTCGATGATAAGTACCCTGAACTTGCCTTAGGCGATCAGGGGAATGCCGTCATTCTCCTTCAATATCTTATGCAACAGTTGGGTATATACCAAGGGCAGATAGACGGGATCTTTTCTAAAGAAGTATACGATGCGGTACGGCGGCTTCAGGAACGGTATCGATCACCGGTAACGGGAACTGTCGATAAAGACGTTTGGCGATTGGTGCTTGAGATCGCTGTAGAAAGGGGATATTTGCTGACTGTGCCTGATCCCCAATGGGTAAACCGTTTTCAAACTTCCTATATTCCCTTGTTGCCCAATCCGCCAGGTATCAGACGGGAAACAGAAAGCCCAGCGGGGATACAGAAACAATCCGTGTCTTTGAAGGAAAATCCGTTCTCTGATTTCCCCGGTCAATCGAAAACAATGCAGCCCTCTAGGGTATCGGAGGAACAATCGCTGATGGATCAGCAGCGAGTGAATCTCACATGGCCGTTTATTTTGGGACCTCATGTGGCTCCTTATCTTACCGCTCCGGCTATCGGGAAAGCTTTTCCCCGTTACTTTCCAATCAATCCTTACGTGCCGTGTTTTCAGCACTATATATGGCAAACGATTCATCCCTTAGGAAAGTATTTCGTTCCGCAACCGCCATTCTATCCACACGATTGCGAATGGGATCGATAA
- the mutY gene encoding A/G-specific adenine glycosylase encodes MKKRLAANTKIADVSYQEAALIGQRLLTWYEEKKRDLPWRRTRDPYKIWVSEVMLQQTRVETVIPYWERFIDKFPTIQALAHAPEEEVLKAWEGLGYYSRARNLQAAVREVEERYGGQVPDTLEEISSLPGVGSYTAGAVLSIAYDVDVPAVDGNVLRVLARLFLIEQDIMKQRVRKRFEELAEFLIPPGRAASFNQALMELGATVCIPKVPRCPQCPLQSLCRAYAEGMQEELPVKGKKKPPRPVDLVTGIVRSGDRVLIVKRPLQGLLAGMWEFPSLEINERVTIEENLQSLFDRLGQRIEVETFFAKVEHTFSHIHWNLHAYLCKPILPLVPETEEMRWVNVYELHQYAFPVAHTKLIQALNGMV; translated from the coding sequence ATGAAAAAAAGGTTGGCGGCAAACACTAAGATAGCAGATGTGTCATATCAAGAAGCCGCCCTGATCGGGCAACGATTGCTTACATGGTATGAAGAGAAAAAACGGGATCTCCCATGGAGGCGCACGCGGGATCCCTATAAAATTTGGGTGTCCGAGGTGATGTTGCAACAAACGCGTGTGGAAACAGTCATTCCCTATTGGGAACGTTTTATCGATAAGTTTCCCACGATACAAGCATTAGCTCATGCACCAGAGGAAGAAGTGCTCAAAGCCTGGGAGGGGCTTGGTTACTACTCGCGAGCACGGAATTTGCAAGCAGCTGTACGAGAAGTGGAAGAGAGATATGGAGGCCAAGTCCCTGATACGCTTGAAGAAATCTCCTCTTTGCCGGGAGTAGGTTCTTATACGGCAGGTGCCGTTCTCTCAATCGCCTATGATGTGGATGTGCCTGCTGTGGATGGAAACGTGTTACGCGTTCTCGCACGCCTCTTTCTCATCGAGCAAGATATCATGAAACAGCGCGTGCGCAAACGTTTTGAAGAACTGGCCGAATTTCTGATTCCTCCCGGAAGAGCGGCTTCGTTCAATCAGGCATTGATGGAGTTGGGAGCGACTGTATGCATTCCCAAGGTACCTCGTTGTCCGCAATGTCCGTTGCAATCGTTATGCAGAGCGTATGCGGAAGGGATGCAAGAAGAGCTTCCCGTGAAAGGCAAGAAAAAACCGCCTCGCCCCGTCGATCTGGTTACAGGGATTGTACGATCGGGAGATCGAGTGCTGATCGTGAAACGACCCCTGCAAGGATTGTTAGCTGGCATGTGGGAGTTTCCCAGTTTGGAAATAAATGAGCGGGTGACGATCGAGGAGAACCTCCAGTCGCTCTTCGATCGATTGGGCCAAAGGATCGAGGTAGAAACGTTTTTTGCCAAAGTGGAACATACATTCAGTCATATCCATTGGAATTTACATGCCTATTTGTGCAAACCAATCCTGCCGCTTGTTCCGGAAACGGAAGAGATGCGATGGGTCAACGTCTACGAGTTGCATCAGTATGCATTCCCTGTTGCACATACCAAACTCATCCAAGCTCTCAATGGAATGGTTTAA
- a CDS encoding Bax inhibitor-1/YccA family protein yields the protein MYPSGYSSGRLVSQRIMPTLFISLLIAGVGVYIGQYVPRALFLPLSIVELIMIIAAVFIRKSRAVGYGFLYSFTFISGLTIFPAIAHYIIQIGLDNVLKAFGVTVFAFGVASFYASRTRANFNFLSGFLFIGLLALLGMGIVNIFWPFSRTVEMVYSLLGIFIFIGYTLFDISRITNYGVAEEDVPFVVLSLYLDFVNLFLFVLRLMGVNVRRD from the coding sequence ATGTATCCGTCAGGTTATTCAAGTGGACGACTCGTTTCGCAGCGTATAATGCCTACCTTGTTTATTAGTTTGTTGATTGCCGGGGTTGGTGTCTATATCGGTCAATATGTACCACGGGCTTTGTTCTTACCTCTTTCCATCGTGGAGCTCATCATGATCATTGCGGCCGTTTTTATTCGAAAGAGCCGTGCAGTTGGTTATGGATTTCTTTACAGCTTTACGTTCATTTCCGGTTTAACGATCTTCCCGGCAATCGCACATTATATCATTCAAATCGGCTTAGATAATGTACTCAAAGCATTCGGCGTCACCGTATTTGCGTTTGGTGTCGCTTCCTTCTACGCGTCGCGCACGAGGGCAAACTTTAATTTTCTCTCGGGTTTTCTGTTTATTGGCCTTTTGGCATTGCTTGGAATGGGGATTGTGAATATCTTCTGGCCATTTTCTCGTACCGTCGAGATGGTTTATAGCTTGCTTGGGATCTTCATCTTTATCGGCTACACACTGTTTGACATATCCCGGATAACAAATTATGGCGTGGCTGAGGAAGATGTTCCTTTCGTCGTTCTCTCCCTTTATCTTGATTTTGTAAACCTCTTCCTGTTCGTCCTGCGTTTAATGGGAGTCAATGTAAGACGTGACTGA
- a CDS encoding FadR/GntR family transcriptional regulator yields the protein MRGKHSRKIYQQVAKEIIHMIETGRLNPGDKLPPLVELAKMFGVSRATVREAFSTLQGMGLIALRHGEGTFVQKIELQTMIQQPMNAALLLGLNELTSLHEVRELLETGACRMAAARATHEDILAIEEALQAFASVDEDEETLVQADLSFHLAVAQGTKNLVLINLMQVMAEALKSIVRMQLALVPHRLMVMDYREITDAIKAREGERAQNAMGIYLQRVKEAIDSSKKRQGSK from the coding sequence ATGAGGGGTAAACATTCACGAAAAATTTATCAACAAGTAGCGAAAGAAATCATTCATATGATCGAAACTGGGCGGCTGAATCCCGGAGACAAGCTCCCTCCGCTGGTTGAACTTGCGAAAATGTTTGGAGTCAGTCGCGCGACGGTACGGGAGGCGTTCTCCACTCTTCAAGGGATGGGGCTTATCGCTTTGCGCCACGGTGAAGGCACATTCGTGCAAAAGATTGAATTGCAAACCATGATCCAACAGCCTATGAACGCTGCTTTGTTGCTCGGACTCAATGAATTGACCAGTCTACATGAAGTGAGGGAACTTTTGGAGACGGGCGCTTGTAGAATGGCGGCCGCTCGCGCCACCCATGAAGACATACTCGCCATTGAAGAGGCGCTTCAAGCGTTCGCGTCAGTCGATGAAGATGAAGAAACTTTGGTACAGGCTGACCTTTCTTTTCACCTGGCAGTCGCGCAGGGAACGAAAAACCTTGTCTTAATCAACCTGATGCAAGTCATGGCGGAAGCATTGAAAAGTATCGTTCGCATGCAATTGGCGCTTGTTCCCCACCGTCTGATGGTTATGGATTATCGCGAGATTACCGACGCCATAAAAGCACGCGAAGGAGAGCGGGCACAGAATGCAATGGGTATCTATTTGCAACGGGTGAAAGAGGCGATTGATTCAAGCAAGAAACGACAGGGTAGCAAGTGA
- a CDS encoding glycosyltransferase → MNVLLILPPGQPASGGNVTYSHRLKRGLAPRGIRIHIVNADQVTENDFAQADLVHVYNAYRTGCRVLPDLKRLHKPMILTITGTDVNEYFYQADTHEMMLDVLHYASRIIVLTHSARNELIEALPEVAGKAVVINLGVDLPQGSTKSREEYGFGQDDFIFLLPAGIRPVKDPLFAYEPLSSIHKEFPQIRFVLAGPRMDEKLFSLLETKLAESEWMKYLGEVPHEEMPALMKVSDVVMNTSKSEGLSHALLEAMSLRKPVLASHVPGNIDLIEDGKNGLLFRDADELAEKARTLILDSELRARLGEAGRLTVETFYSVENEINQFESLYREACAEVEVICGGCKQ, encoded by the coding sequence ATGAACGTTCTTTTGATCCTTCCCCCAGGGCAACCCGCATCAGGCGGCAACGTCACGTACTCCCATCGATTGAAGCGCGGTTTGGCGCCACGCGGGATCCGCATTCATATTGTCAATGCCGATCAAGTCACGGAAAACGATTTTGCTCAAGCCGATCTTGTTCATGTCTATAATGCATATCGCACGGGCTGTCGTGTGCTGCCTGATCTGAAGCGGTTGCATAAACCCATGATACTGACGATTACGGGAACGGATGTGAATGAATATTTTTATCAGGCGGATACCCATGAAATGATGCTTGATGTACTTCACTATGCCTCAAGGATCATCGTTTTAACACATTCCGCGCGGAACGAATTGATCGAAGCTTTACCGGAAGTTGCAGGAAAAGCAGTCGTCATCAATCTTGGGGTAGATCTCCCTCAGGGATCAACGAAAAGCCGTGAAGAGTACGGCTTCGGACAAGATGATTTCATCTTTCTGCTTCCGGCAGGGATTCGGCCCGTGAAAGACCCTTTGTTTGCTTATGAACCACTAAGCAGCATTCATAAAGAGTTTCCGCAAATCCGTTTCGTCCTCGCCGGCCCACGGATGGATGAGAAACTCTTTTCACTGCTGGAGACAAAACTTGCGGAAAGCGAATGGATGAAATATTTGGGCGAGGTTCCTCATGAAGAGATGCCCGCATTGATGAAAGTCTCCGATGTCGTCATGAATACATCGAAGTCAGAGGGCCTCTCACATGCCTTGCTTGAAGCGATGTCTTTGCGTAAGCCTGTTCTCGCTTCACACGTACCCGGAAATATTGATCTGATAGAAGATGGGAAAAACGGTTTGCTCTTCCGTGATGCCGACGAACTTGCTGAAAAAGCAAGAACACTAATTCTTGATAGCGAGTTGCGTGCGCGCCTTGGCGAAGCGGGACGCCTGACCGTCGAAACATTTTATTCAGTTGAAAACGAGATCAATCAATTCGAATCATTGTATCGTGAAGCTTGTGCAGAGGTTGAGGTAATCTGTGGAGGCTGCAAACAATAA
- a CDS encoding DUF5325 family protein translates to MAQQSPMPAKFRVMFFILALSVMSCFAAVGIMFSEQRYPLVLLFLFLGLMLAGFGFMTRKKLLLRLVGPKPKK, encoded by the coding sequence ATGGCACAGCAAAGTCCGATGCCCGCAAAATTTCGAGTGATGTTTTTCATTCTCGCGCTCAGCGTGATGTCTTGCTTTGCAGCCGTTGGGATCATGTTCTCGGAACAACGTTATCCGCTTGTTCTTCTGTTTTTATTTCTCGGGTTGATGCTTGCTGGTTTCGGCTTCATGACTCGCAAGAAACTTTTGTTGCGGCTGGTAGGACCCAAGCCCAAAAAATAA
- a CDS encoding response regulator transcription factor — translation MEERKRLIFIVDDDETVRMIMERYLQAEGFRVQTFALAEDALEAWEREAPDMFIIDIMMPGVDGYELCRRIRARSMVPIIMVSAKDDEVDKIVGLELGSDDYLSKPFSPRELVVRVKTMFRRIDAMLSGKVETEKQPVLQIGDLKLYLDERRITKEDTEISLTTKEYDLFSYLATNRNKAFTREQLLNQVWGYDYIGDERAIDDLVKRLRKKLRAADSSVEIKTVWGYGYKLEG, via the coding sequence ATGGAAGAACGGAAACGTTTAATCTTCATTGTCGACGACGATGAAACCGTTCGTATGATCATGGAACGTTATTTACAAGCGGAGGGGTTTAGGGTACAAACGTTTGCTCTGGCAGAAGATGCCCTGGAGGCCTGGGAGCGGGAAGCGCCCGATATGTTCATCATCGATATCATGATGCCTGGAGTCGACGGATATGAGTTGTGCCGAAGGATTCGAGCCAGAAGCATGGTTCCCATCATCATGGTATCCGCGAAAGATGATGAGGTTGATAAAATTGTAGGTTTGGAATTGGGATCCGATGATTATCTTTCCAAACCGTTTTCCCCGCGTGAACTGGTGGTGCGCGTGAAAACGATGTTCCGTCGAATCGACGCCATGTTATCGGGAAAAGTTGAAACTGAAAAACAGCCGGTTTTGCAGATCGGAGATTTGAAATTGTATCTGGACGAACGAAGAATTACGAAAGAGGATACGGAGATTTCGCTCACAACAAAAGAGTATGACCTCTTCTCCTACCTTGCCACCAATCGAAACAAGGCATTTACACGTGAACAGTTACTCAATCAAGTATGGGGGTATGATTATATCGGCGACGAGCGGGCCATCGATGATCTCGTAAAGCGACTTCGAAAAAAATTAAGAGCTGCCGACTCATCCGTTGAAATCAAAACGGTGTGGGGTTATGGATATAAGTTGGAAGGGTAA
- a CDS encoding sensor histidine kinase encodes MKKTIGKKLVYTYLLLIIFTLSVSGTLFYAMIKQFLVNEAMRTLHTEANNLVKVFGSSGVDELPIRRKVLSLIIESDYLIVDKSDQRIVQSGRNIPKGIRFPVELKDVFINGEEMEGMSVFRGEDIVYVALPMYSEKTGQVTRALVLLTDLQQIRSSTQNILFVLLKGFSITLPIMFVIAYVMMRSLTRPLQVLRQAVGRLANRDFTPPEIVRSGDELEALSREFRRMTFALKHYDEAQRRFLQNASHELKTPLMAIQGYAEGIRDGIFRDEEADKGLEVITRESKRLKKIVDELIYLSKLETMDDMYDRKPEDLKEIIQECAIGVESIARQKGVHITTQTEECPALLLDRDKISQAIINLLANGIRHARQTVAIRLSRLPHGIRITIEDDGPGLREEDMNRIFERFFHGDTGDTGLGLAITRAIIEKSGGTITAGNREEGGAVFAIEFLNI; translated from the coding sequence ATGAAAAAGACGATCGGAAAAAAACTGGTTTATACGTATTTACTGTTGATCATCTTTACTCTCTCCGTTTCTGGCACATTATTCTATGCCATGATCAAACAATTCTTGGTCAATGAAGCGATGCGGACATTGCATACGGAAGCAAACAATTTGGTTAAAGTGTTCGGCAGTTCGGGTGTAGATGAACTGCCGATACGCAGAAAGGTGTTGTCGCTGATTATTGAAAGCGACTATTTGATCGTGGATAAAAGCGATCAAAGGATCGTGCAGTCAGGAAGGAATATTCCTAAGGGAATACGCTTTCCTGTGGAATTGAAAGACGTTTTCATAAACGGTGAAGAAATGGAAGGAATGAGCGTATTCAGAGGAGAAGACATCGTGTATGTCGCTTTGCCCATGTATTCGGAAAAAACGGGACAAGTGACGCGTGCGCTCGTTTTGTTGACGGATCTGCAACAAATTCGCAGCTCCACTCAAAACATCCTTTTCGTGTTACTCAAAGGTTTTTCCATTACTCTTCCCATCATGTTTGTGATTGCTTATGTGATGATGCGGTCACTCACGCGTCCGTTACAGGTTTTGCGTCAGGCGGTTGGCCGATTGGCGAACCGCGATTTTACCCCACCTGAAATCGTGAGAAGCGGTGATGAACTGGAAGCTCTCTCTCGTGAATTCAGAAGGATGACGTTTGCGCTCAAGCATTACGATGAAGCGCAACGGCGATTTCTACAAAATGCTTCCCATGAGTTAAAAACCCCGTTGATGGCTATTCAGGGCTATGCGGAAGGAATACGCGACGGTATCTTTCGTGATGAAGAAGCCGACAAAGGGCTAGAAGTCATCACGAGAGAGAGCAAGCGTCTGAAAAAGATTGTGGATGAATTAATCTACTTATCCAAATTGGAAACGATGGACGATATGTACGATCGGAAACCGGAAGATCTCAAGGAAATCATTCAGGAATGCGCAATAGGAGTGGAGAGTATCGCGCGGCAAAAAGGCGTGCATATCACGACACAAACAGAGGAATGTCCGGCCTTGTTGCTGGATCGGGATAAAATCTCTCAGGCGATCATAAACTTATTGGCTAACGGAATCCGGCACGCCCGCCAAACGGTAGCCATTCGCTTATCTCGTTTACCGCATGGGATCCGCATTACGATCGAAGATGATGGACCAGGTTTACGTGAAGAAGATATGAATCGCATATTTGAACGTTTCTTTCATGGAGATACCGGGGATACCGGTCTTGGACTGGCCATCACGCGTGCCATCATCGAAAAAAGCGGGGGGACGATCACCGCGGGAAATCGTGAAGAAGGAGGAGCGGTGTTTGCTATCGAGTTTCTGAACATCTAG
- the ytvI gene encoding sporulation integral membrane protein YtvI produces the protein MDKNGAKQSGRDAMKRYLLQVLEVVILLIFVAIAGFLFAKTLDYTMPFVLGLVFALLLNPIVVFLERRGFKRSLAILTSMVITFGVLFALLSYTIVKIAQEVFLLTEVIPSFVNRVSDWMTSRSTQSQFLLGQLPPQIVDSINKSSLEILDKIKMAAMSVLTEIMHVFAALPEWIVIIVIGLIAAYFFLNGKEKIIKNLCAILPPTWDSKISIVLRDVNRAFIGLIRAEGILLAITIVFAVVGLLLLQVNYAITLGVIIGIAGFVPVVGTGLIIIPWAGYEFFLGDLWMAVKLLTLQALIVVVRHVIEPKIFAENVGLDTLSTLFAMYVGLRGFGVIGLFLGPIILIGIRSLLRARIFADIVPSDKIIE, from the coding sequence ATGGACAAAAATGGAGCGAAACAGAGCGGACGGGATGCGATGAAGCGATATCTCTTACAAGTGCTGGAGGTTGTTATCTTACTGATATTCGTAGCAATCGCGGGTTTTCTTTTTGCGAAAACACTCGATTATACGATGCCATTTGTCCTTGGACTCGTATTCGCCCTGCTGTTAAATCCGATCGTCGTGTTTCTTGAACGGCGGGGCTTTAAGCGATCGCTCGCGATTCTCACCTCTATGGTAATCACTTTTGGAGTTCTTTTCGCCTTGCTCAGTTATACGATTGTGAAAATCGCGCAGGAAGTCTTCCTCTTGACGGAGGTTATTCCTTCGTTTGTGAATCGAGTAAGCGATTGGATGACTTCCCGTTCAACGCAGAGCCAATTTTTACTCGGGCAATTGCCTCCGCAGATCGTCGATTCGATCAATAAGTCTTCTCTCGAGATTCTTGATAAGATCAAGATGGCTGCGATGTCAGTCTTGACGGAGATCATGCACGTGTTTGCCGCACTCCCCGAGTGGATCGTTATCATCGTTATCGGTTTGATCGCCGCTTATTTCTTTCTTAACGGGAAGGAAAAAATCATTAAAAATCTATGTGCGATTTTGCCTCCTACGTGGGATTCTAAAATCTCCATAGTCTTACGGGATGTCAATCGTGCATTTATCGGCTTGATACGTGCGGAAGGGATTTTGCTTGCGATTACGATCGTATTTGCTGTTGTCGGCCTTCTGCTGTTGCAAGTGAATTATGCCATTACCTTAGGCGTAATCATTGGTATCGCCGGTTTTGTACCTGTTGTAGGCACCGGGTTGATCATCATCCCCTGGGCAGGGTATGAATTCTTTCTCGGGGATTTATGGATGGCGGTGAAATTGTTGACGCTGCAAGCATTGATCGTTGTCGTGCGTCACGTAATCGAGCCGAAGATCTTTGCGGAAAACGTCGGTTTGGATACATTGTCGACTTTGTTTGCGATGTATGTAGGTTTGCGGGGGTTCGGGGTCATCGGATTGTTCCTTGGACCGATCATCCTCATTGGTATCCGATCACTTTTGCGTGCCCGTATTTTTGCCGACATCGTTCCAAGTGACAAAATCATCGAATGA
- a CDS encoding iron-sulfur cluster biosynthesis family protein, translating to MTYDLVLDEPRPDDDIFDYGPIHVVVDRASRIYMDDTVTIDYDEEKGGYVLKSPSQIIPGVFRL from the coding sequence ATGACATATGATTTGGTTCTGGATGAACCAAGACCGGATGATGATATTTTCGATTACGGCCCCATACATGTGGTCGTAGACCGCGCTTCGCGAATCTATATGGATGACACCGTCACCATCGACTACGATGAGGAAAAAGGCGGGTATGTATTGAAAAGTCCGAGTCAAATCATCCCGGGGGTATTCAGGTTATAG
- a CDS encoding tyrosine-type recombinase/integrase → MDKRKGRKAIRQRQTVVYNSPKYTLDQAFNLYTHAKVTEGLRESTLKDHKRMFDYFMRWLEKSHHEIQYVDEITTSLLREYVYYMLNDQQLYEGRIHKPKVSKVGLGNQTVNLRITKLKAFFNFLVNENIISDNPAEKIKRLRVEEDTIGAFTDEQIDLLLAQPDRRNFAQNRDYVLMRFLLESGCRINEVLSLKISNIDFQTRLITLPGSQNKNRRTRVIPISKDMVRLLMELIAENKTYFPDTEYVFLTNYGEPISQRTIGRKIQEYGKKAGIANQVRCSPHTFRHTFAKNFLMAGGDIIALQRILGHSTMDMAQICTAYA, encoded by the coding sequence TTGGATAAACGAAAAGGTCGTAAGGCAATAAGACAGAGACAAACGGTAGTGTATAATAGCCCAAAATACACTTTGGATCAGGCGTTTAATCTTTATACTCACGCCAAAGTGACGGAAGGTTTAAGAGAGAGCACACTCAAAGATCACAAAAGAATGTTTGATTATTTTATGCGTTGGCTAGAAAAGTCTCATCATGAAATTCAATATGTGGATGAAATAACTACAAGTCTTTTGCGAGAATATGTGTATTACATGTTGAACGATCAACAATTATACGAGGGACGAATACACAAACCAAAGGTATCGAAAGTGGGATTAGGTAATCAGACGGTTAATTTACGCATTACCAAGCTGAAAGCGTTTTTCAATTTCTTAGTGAATGAAAACATCATATCTGATAATCCTGCGGAAAAAATAAAACGGCTGCGTGTAGAAGAGGATACAATCGGAGCATTTACAGATGAGCAAATTGATTTACTGCTTGCGCAACCTGATCGTAGAAATTTTGCTCAGAATCGTGACTACGTATTAATGCGCTTTCTTCTTGAGTCTGGCTGCCGTATCAATGAGGTCTTATCTCTGAAAATATCGAACATCGATTTTCAAACACGACTTATCACATTGCCCGGATCACAAAATAAGAATCGTAGAACGAGAGTCATTCCAATATCAAAAGACATGGTTAGGTTATTGATGGAATTAATCGCAGAAAATAAGACGTATTTTCCTGATACGGAATATGTATTTTTAACAAATTACGGTGAACCTATTTCACAAAGAACGATTGGGCGAAAAATTCAAGAGTACGGTAAAAAAGCCGGTATAGCGAATCAGGTGCGTTGTTCACCGCACACTTTTCGTCATACATTCGCCAAAAACTTCCTTATGGCAGGTGGCGATATTATCGCCTTACAACGCATTCTAGGTCATAGCACAATGGATATGGCGCAAATATGTACAGCATACGCCTGA
- a CDS encoding helix-turn-helix transcriptional regulator, with translation MKCRLKEILEERGIKQKWLCERTGVGVSHMSRIIGGKMIPTLEVAFKIAAALGLTVHDIWEPD, from the coding sequence GTGAAATGTAGGTTAAAGGAGATACTTGAGGAACGTGGCATCAAACAAAAATGGCTATGTGAACGCACTGGTGTTGGAGTTTCACACATGAGTCGAATCATAGGTGGAAAGATGATTCCAACACTCGAAGTTGCTTTTAAAATAGCCGCAGCATTAGGATTGACCGTTCATGATATTTGGGAGCCTGATTAG
- a CDS encoding FtsK/SpoIIIE domain-containing protein yields MVQLTYEIPSKYSAHDVQKQIDALVATCGADIEIVDYAGRVGIRICIEDLPNKIDVDHALIDKMKGMDVLLGYDRNRTPIIHTFKHPHMIIAGEPGFGKTELLFFILYQWIKRLTPNDLEIHVIDLKGTSFIPFIGIPHLHPIATDLDKAYETVKRVYDIMIDRRDKVLERGDKQLLRQLARKKHLLVIDEAGVIAPKLWAGDERKTCQKIDGYLSQLLMVGRELGIHVFYCLQYPHSDYVNPQIRACAGGRLSFHLSKPEFSEVVIGEPGAEKLSTPGRAIYKTNKSITIHVPYMHDLEKRLEAMKCDARRTMRNGATCVEDNADHVHRSNQSFLSLRPLPVQTRE; encoded by the coding sequence ATGGTTCAACTGACGTATGAGATACCGAGTAAATACTCAGCGCACGACGTACAAAAGCAGATTGATGCACTTGTGGCGACGTGTGGCGCTGATATCGAAATCGTTGATTATGCTGGCCGGGTTGGTATACGTATCTGCATCGAAGACTTGCCGAATAAAATCGACGTAGACCACGCCCTAATCGATAAAATGAAGGGTATGGATGTGTTGTTAGGGTATGACCGGAATCGAACTCCCATCATCCATACATTCAAGCATCCGCATATGATCATCGCTGGTGAGCCTGGATTCGGAAAAACGGAATTGTTGTTCTTCATCCTTTACCAATGGATCAAGCGCCTCACACCGAATGACCTCGAAATACACGTTATCGACCTCAAAGGTACATCATTCATCCCATTCATCGGAATCCCTCATCTCCACCCCATCGCAACCGATCTCGATAAGGCATACGAAACCGTAAAACGAGTGTATGACATCATGATCGACCGACGTGATAAGGTGCTTGAACGAGGTGACAAACAGCTTTTGCGACAACTCGCACGCAAAAAGCATCTACTCGTTATCGACGAGGCAGGAGTCATAGCACCAAAATTATGGGCCGGTGACGAGAGGAAGACGTGTCAGAAGATCGATGGATACTTATCGCAATTGCTCATGGTTGGCCGTGAATTAGGGATACACGTCTTCTATTGCCTACAATACCCGCACAGCGACTATGTGAATCCGCAAATTCGCGCCTGTGCAGGTGGAAGGCTCTCGTTTCATCTTAGCAAGCCGGAGTTTTCAGAAGTCGTGATAGGCGAACCAGGGGCAGAGAAACTATCCACACCAGGACGTGCGATATACAAGACGAATAAATCGATTACGATACATGTTCCGTACATGCACGATCTCGAAAAACGTTTGGAGGCGATGAAATGTGACGCGAGAAGAACGATGCGAAACGGTGCTACATGCGTTGAAGATAATGCCGATCATGTCCACCGATCAAATCAGTCGTTTCTTTCACTTCGACCGCTACCCGTCCAAACGCGCGAGTGA
- a CDS encoding helix-turn-helix domain-containing protein has product MFSYAPLAATLHKKGISRTELKRMIGASSATIAKIAKDEPVSMKVLDDICTALECEIQDVIQHVKTKEQ; this is encoded by the coding sequence ATGTTTTCATATGCTCCATTGGCCGCAACATTACACAAAAAAGGGATTAGCCGAACAGAATTGAAAAGGATGATAGGGGCATCTTCTGCAACTATTGCTAAGATCGCCAAGGATGAACCGGTTTCAATGAAGGTCTTAGATGATATATGTACAGCGCTGGAATGTGAGATACAAGACGTGATACAGCACGTGAAAACTAAAGAACAATAA